From Streptomyces durmitorensis, a single genomic window includes:
- a CDS encoding DUF397 domain-containing protein — protein sequence MAIHQGATNTWVKSSYSTGNGACVEVKSPISTAISVRDSKVTEGPVLAFPSDSWRAFVSEVGRETTHLG from the coding sequence ATGGCAATTCATCAGGGCGCTACGAATACGTGGGTCAAGTCCTCGTATTCCACGGGAAACGGCGCATGTGTCGAGGTCAAGTCCCCGATTTCGACGGCAATTTCGGTCCGGGACTCAAAGGTCACCGAGGGCCCCGTCCTCGCCTTTCCCTCCGACTCATGGCGCGCGTTCGTCTCCGAGGTCGGCCGGGAGACCACACACCTCGGCTGA